One Capsicum annuum cultivar UCD-10X-F1 chromosome 2, UCD10Xv1.1, whole genome shotgun sequence genomic window carries:
- the LOC107860561 gene encoding protein arginine methyltransferase NDUFAF7 homolog, mitochondrial, whose protein sequence is MALYAISLFSHILQLQAPSEYTINIQHCPVSVLQQASSTKIKMLRRLVLQASTQRCSLFGASSSLSWCRQSSSSSSSQSPNSNFVEHLEDNEPASPTPPSAAISIDRSGLHNPPQHSHEPSSDCELVKHLKSIIKFRGGPISVAEYMEEVLTNPKAGFYINRDVFGAEGDFITSPEVSQMFGEMVGVWAMCLWEQMGQPKNLNLVELGPGRGTLLADLLRGASKFRNFTDSLHIHMVECSPTLRKLQYRNLKCINKNDTDGDAEEHIISRLTGTSVSWHATLEQVPAGTPTIIIAHEFYDALPVHQFQRASLGWCEKMVDVAENSMFQFVLSKQPTPATLYLLKRFKWAENEEIGKLEQVEVCPKAMDLTQAIAKRIGSDGGGALIIDYGLNGIVSDSLQAIRKHGFVNILDNPGTADLSAYVDFAAIRHSAEVASDDVAVHGPMTQSQFLGALGINFRAEALMENCTDEQADSLRTGYWRLVGEGEAPFWEGPAEQAPLGMGTRYLAMAIVNKKQGVPIPFQ, encoded by the exons ATGGCACTTTATgctatttctcttttttcccaCATTCTCCAACTGCAAGCTCCTTCAGAGTATACAATCAATATTCAGCACTGTCCAGTGTCAGTTTTGCAACAAGCGAGCTCAACAAAAATCAAAATGTTAAGAAGATTAGTGCTCCAGGCTTCAACTCAGCGTTGTTCGCTGTTTGGTGCTTCGTCGTCACTCTCATGGTGTCgtcaatcttcttcttcttcttcttcccagtCTCCTAACAGTAATTTTGTCGAACACTTGGAGGACAATGAACCAGCTAGTCCTACTCCCCCCTCTGCAGCTATCTCCATTGACCGATCCGGCTTACATAATCCTCCTC AGCATTCACATGAACCGTCATCGGATTGCGAGCTTGTTAAGCATCTTAAGAGCATTATCAAG TTCAGGGGCGGACCCATCTCAGTTGCCGAATATATGGAGGAAGTCTTGACGAACCCAAAGGCAGGGTTCTACATTAATCGTGATGTGTTTGGCGCTGAAGGTGATTTTATTACCTCTCCTGAAGTTAGCCAAATGTTTGGAGAG aTGGTTGGTGTTTGGGCAATGTGTCTTTGGGAGCAAATGGGAcaaccaaaaaatttaaatcttgtgGAGCTGGGACCCGGTCGAGGAACTCTCTTAGCTGATCTTCTACGA GGTGCATCAAAATTTAGGAACTTTACCGACTCTTTGCACATACACATGGTTGAATGTAGTCCAACTCTAAGGAAACTCCAATATCGGAACTTGAAGTGCATAAACAAGAATGACACAGATGGAGATGCGGAGGAACACATTATTAGCAGGTTGACTGGGACCAGTGTATCATGGCATGCCACCCTGGAGCAGGTTCCTGCAGGAA CACCTACAATCATCATTGCCCATGAATTTTACGATGCGTTACCTGTTCATCAATTTCAG AGAGCATCTCTAGGCTGGTGTGAAAAAATGGTTGATGTTGCTGAAAATTCAAT GTTTCAGTTTGTTTTGTCTAAGCAGCCAACCCCTGCAACTCTGTATCTCTTGAAGCGCTTCAAATGGGCCGAGAATGAAGAAATAGGCAAGCTTGAACAAGTTGAGGTTTGCCCCAAAGCAATGGATTTGACTCAAGCAATTGCTAAAAGAATTGGTTCAGATGGTGGTGGGGCTCTCATTATTGATTATGGTCTAAATGGAATAGTCTCAGACAGTCTTCAG GCTATCCGAAAACATGGATTTGTTAATATACTGGATAATCCTGGAACTGCTGATCTTAGTGCTTATGTTGACTTTGCTGCTATCAGGCACTCTGCAGAAGTAGCTTCAG atgatgtggctgTGCATGGCCCAATGACTCAGTCTCAGTTTCTTGGGGCACTAGGAATAAATTTTCGGGCTGAGGCATTGATGGAGAACTGCACAGATGAACAAGCTGATTCTTTAAGAACAGGTTACTGGCGTTTGGTGGGTGAAGGCGAGGCACCATTCTGGGAGGGTCCTGCAGAGCAGGCTCCTCTTGGGATGGGAACCAGATATTTGGCAATGGCAATTGTGAACAAGAAGCAAGGAGTACCTATTCCATTTCAATAA